A genomic segment from Brienomyrus brachyistius isolate T26 chromosome 9, BBRACH_0.4, whole genome shotgun sequence encodes:
- the c9h1orf43 gene encoding protein C1orf43 homolog encodes MVSGPPLSGVNVVLVMAYGSLVFVLLFIFVKRQIVRFAMKSRRGPHVPLGHNAPKDMKEEIESRLSKVHAIRYEPRLLSQQDDRLRNRAQNGCYNYLYRMMALDAIRDSDIPFQEMGRSHSAVTGCSFRSWLLELRSSHSAFKNGRSALIDRLLEGYESARHGTGVFGEAEFLKYQESLNELSEVVKAHSSSTSLNLQHQSAAKDLTSSPSLTGPSTIQVTYLPSGQRSKRPKHFLELKNFKDNYNTLESTL; translated from the exons ATGGTTTCGGGTCCGCCGCTGTCAGGAGTGAACGTAGTGCTGGTAATGGCCTACGGAAGTCTG GTATTTGTGTTGCTCTTCATCTTTGTAAAAAGACAAATCGTGAGGTTCGCCATGAAATCTCGACGAGGACCCCACGTACCGCTTGGACATAACGCCCCCAAG GACATGAAAGAAGAGATTGAATCACGCCTGTCCAAAGTGCATGCCATTCGTTACGAGCCTAGGCTGCTCTCTCAACAGGACGACCGGCTGAGGAACAGAGCTCAGAATG GCTGTTATAACTACCTGTACAGAATGATGGCCCTTGATGCTATCAGAGACTCGG ACATCCCGTTCCAGGAGATGGGCcgcagccacagtgcagtcaCAGGCTGCAGTTTCCGCAGCTGGCTGCTGGAGCTGCGCAGCTCCCACTCAGCATTCAAGAACGGCCGCAGCGCTCTCATTGACCGGCTGCTGGAGGGATACGAGAGTGCCCGCCATGGGACAGGG GTGTTTGGAGAGGCGGAGTTTTTGAAATACCAGGAGTCTCTAAACGAACTGTCTGAAGT TGTTAAAGCCCATTCCAGCTCAACCAGTCTGAATCTGCAGCACCAATCGGCAGCCAAGGACCTGACCAGCTCTCCCAGCCTGACTGGCCCCTCCACCATCCAGGTGACCTACCTGCCTTCTGGCCAGCGCAGCAAGAGGCCCAAGCACTTCCTAGAGCTGAAGAACTTCAAGGACAACTACAACACGCTGGAGAGCACGCTGTGA